Proteins from a single region of Amyelois transitella isolate CPQ chromosome 31, ilAmyTran1.1, whole genome shotgun sequence:
- the LOC106135354 gene encoding uncharacterized protein LOC106135354, giving the protein MRTLRRRRAYTKASWTFKGHTARRRRKYHANSIFMHDSTMRDFNLDNFNEVIRTHKSRRDEWRGAWRVMPKDSCEVYRKRQRKNEEREETEHSSDEQTDTDEPMGRKMTRKLTDRKNGRNARRTARKRRRYKQRNNDDSSVSSHSTTHSSTCTSYSEMDYGD; this is encoded by the exons ATGCGAACTTTAAGGCGTAGACGGGCCTACACAAAGGCTTCCTGGACATTCAAGGGTCACACAGCGCGGCGAAGGAGGAAATATCATGCAAATTCCATTTTTATGCATGATTCAACGATGAGGGATTTCAATTTGGACAATTTCAATGAAGTTATTCGCACTCAT aaatcAAGGAGAGACGAATGGAGGGGCGCTTGGAGAGTGATGCCGAAGGATTCGTGTGAAGTTTACAGAAAGAGGCAGAGGAAGAACGAAGAAAGAGAAGAGACTGAACATTCGAGCGACGAGCAGACAGACACTGACGAGCCGATGGGAAGGAAAATGACGAGGAAATTGACTGATAGAAAGAATGGAAGGAATGCGCGACGAACCGCACGCAAACGCAGAAGATATAAACAACG AAATAATGATGACTCGTCCGTCTCATCACACTCCACTACTCACTCTTCAACATGCACCAGCTATTCAGAGATGGATTATGGTGATTAA
- the LOC106135372 gene encoding V-type proton ATPase subunit e 2 produces MGASFVPITVFTVLWGVVGIVCPFFAPKGPNRGIIQVVLMLTAATCWLFWLCCYMAQMNPLIGPKLDTETLIWMSRTWGNPATA; encoded by the exons ATGGGTGCATCATTTGTTCCAATTACCGTATTCACGGTTCTGTGGGGCGTAGTTGGTATTGTTTGCCCTTTCTTTGCTCCAAAAGGCCCGAACAGGGG GATCATCCAAGTAGTATTGATGTTGACTGCAGCTACGTGTTGGCTTTT CTGGCTGTGTTGCTATATGGCGCAGATGAACCCGCTCATCGGACCCAAACTGGACACGGAGACGCTCATCTGGATGTCCCGCACTTGG GGCAATCCCGCTACAGCATAA
- the LOC106135367 gene encoding ADP,ATP carrier protein, which translates to MSNLADPVAFAKDFIAGGVSAAVSKTAVAPIERVKLLLQVQHVSKQITEDQRYKGIVDAFVRIPKEQGPLSFWRGNLANVIRYFPTQALNFAFKDKYKQVFLGGVDKNTQFWRYFAGNLASGGAAGATSLCFVYPLDFARTRLAADVGKGDGQREFSGLGNCLTKIFKHDGLIGLYRGFGVSVQGIIIYRASYFGFYDTARGMLPDPKNTPLVISWAIAQTVTTVAGIISYPFDTVRRRMMMQSGRAKADILYKSTLHCWATIAKTEGANAFFKGAFSNVLRGTGGAFVLVLYDEIKKLL; encoded by the coding sequence ATGTCGAACCTCGCCGATCCGGTCGCGTTCGCGAAGGACTTTATCGCCGGTGGAGTCTCCGCTGCCGTCTCCAAGACCGCGGTAGCGCCCATCGAGCGCGTCAAGCTCCTGCTGCAGGTACAGCATGTGAGCAAGCAGATCACCGAAGATCAGCGCTACAAGGGCATCGTCGACGCCTTCGTCCGCATTCCTAAGGAGCAGGGCCCGCTCTCGTTCTGGCGTGGTAATCTCGCCAATGTCATCAGGTACTTCCCCACCCAGGCGCTCAACTTCGCCTTCAAAGACAAGTACAAGCAGGTGTTCCTCGGCGGTGTAGACAAGAACACCCAGTTCTGGCGTTATTTCGCTGGTAACTTGGCGTCCGGTGGTGCCGCCGGCGCTACCTCCCTCTGCTTCGTGTACCCCTTGGACTTCGCGCGTACCCGTCTCGCCGCCGACGTCGGCAAAGGCGACGGCCAGCGTGAGTTCAGCGGTCTCGGAAACTGCCTCACCAAGATCTTTAAACATGACGGTCTCATCGGTCTCTACAGAGGATTCGGCGTCTCAGTACAGGGTATCATTATCTACCGTGCCTCATACTTCGGCTTCTACGACACCGCCCGTGGAATGTTGCCCGACCCTAAGAACACTCCCCTCGTCATCAGCTGGGCCATCGCACAGACCGTCACCACAGTCGCCGGCATCATCTCCTATCCCTTCGACACTGTCCGTAGGCGCATGATGATGCAGTCCGGCCGTGCCAAGGCTGATATCCTGTACAAGAGCACCCTGCACTGCTGGGCCACCATCGCCAAGACCGAGGGTGCCAACGCCTTCTTCAAGGGAGCGTTCTCCAACGTCCTCAGAGGCACGGGTGGTGCCTTCGTGCTCGTCCTATACGACGAAATCAAGAAACTCCTGTAA
- the LOC106135361 gene encoding transcription initiation factor TFIID subunit 10 has translation MQMSRMGSPSVAMDEDTGAGQVLSDFLLQLENYNPSIPDSVVAHYLNMAGFESQDPRLIRLIALASQKFLSDIANDALQHCKMRTSSQLTQSSKNQKGPKEKKYIMAMEDLVPALQEYGITARKPHYFV, from the exons ATGCAGATGAGCCGTATGGGTTCGCCGTCAGTCGCAATGGACGAAGACACGGGCGCTGGTCAGGTGTTGAGCGATTTTCTCCTGCAGCTTGAGAACTACAATCCCTCTATCCCTGATTCAGTGGTCGCTCACTACCTGAACATGGCTGGCTTTGAGTCGCAGGATCCTAG GTTAATCCGGCTCATAGCTTTAGCATCTCAGAAATTCCTTTCGGACATCGCCAATGATGCCCTCCAGCATTGCAAGATGAGGACTTCCAGCCAACTAACGCAGTCCTCCAAGAACCAAAAAGGACCCAAAGAGAAGAAATACATAATGGCCATGGAGGACCTAGTGCCAGCGCTCCAAGAGTACGGCATAACAGCGAGGAAGCCGCATTACTTTGTctga